In the genome of Halobacterium noricense, one region contains:
- a CDS encoding TIGR00725 family protein, producing MRVSVIGASAPPDEAVENAREVGRLLAERGHTVVCGGLGGVMRAACRGAREAGGHTIGILPGEDRDAANEYVETAIATSMGHARNALVVMNGDAVIAVDGAGGTLSEIGFSSIYDRPIAGLGAPDAPHVEDVDTPADAVDYVEARVD from the coding sequence ATGCGCGTCAGTGTCATCGGCGCGAGCGCGCCACCGGACGAAGCCGTCGAGAACGCCCGCGAAGTCGGTCGGCTGCTCGCGGAGCGCGGGCACACCGTCGTTTGCGGCGGGCTCGGTGGCGTGATGCGCGCGGCCTGCCGCGGCGCGAGGGAAGCCGGTGGCCACACAATCGGCATCCTCCCGGGTGAGGACCGCGATGCAGCCAACGAGTACGTCGAGACGGCCATCGCGACGAGCATGGGACACGCGCGGAACGCGCTTGTCGTTATGAACGGCGATGCGGTCATCGCGGTCGACGGCGCGGGCGGCACGCTCTCGGAAATCGGCTTCAGTTCAATCTACGACCGGCCGATTGCGGGGCTCGGTGCGCCCGACGCACCACACGTCGAGGACGTCGACACGCCAGCGGACGCCGTGGACTACGTGGAAGCGCGCGTCGACTGA
- the trmY gene encoding tRNA (pseudouridine(54)-N(1))-methyltransferase TrmY has translation MRQFVVLGHHAPTDPDFSLDDLAGGAGRLDVLCRCVNAALFLSHDIRTAVQVHLVLADEVTVRIDGSELRYMNPDERNIAGLLKQALEAKDRAIGHREAESTPGIHVSKRGFRTVLDDLDGTVVELHEDGDALAAVEPPEDPIFVLSDHEDFTEEEAVFLADRSDQRVRVGPEILHADHTITVAHNYLDTDGFTEY, from the coding sequence ATGCGCCAGTTCGTCGTTCTCGGCCACCACGCGCCGACCGACCCCGACTTCTCGTTGGACGACCTCGCGGGCGGCGCGGGGCGTCTGGACGTGCTCTGCCGGTGCGTCAACGCCGCGCTGTTCCTCTCGCACGACATCCGGACGGCCGTCCAGGTGCACCTCGTGCTCGCCGACGAGGTCACCGTCCGCATCGACGGCAGTGAGCTGCGGTACATGAATCCCGACGAGCGCAACATCGCCGGCCTGCTCAAGCAAGCGCTGGAAGCGAAAGACCGCGCCATCGGCCACCGCGAGGCCGAGTCGACGCCCGGCATCCACGTCTCCAAGCGCGGGTTCCGGACGGTGTTGGACGACCTCGACGGCACCGTCGTGGAACTCCACGAGGACGGCGACGCGCTCGCGGCCGTCGAACCGCCCGAGGACCCGATTTTCGTGCTCTCGGACCACGAGGACTTCACCGAAGAGGAAGCCGTCTTCCTCGCGGACCGCAGCGACCAGCGCGTCCGCGTCGGCCCCGAAATCCTGCACGCCGACCACACGATCACGGTCGCACACAACTACCTCGACACCGACGGCTTCACCGAGTACTGA
- a CDS encoding tRNA pseudouridine(54/55) synthase Pus10, with protein MTVLEDARRVLAEDPICDACVGRCFAERSFGLTNAERGRALRTTIALADDEPYEGVDPSECWVCEGASGRFDEFADLVVDALAGQNFDTYQVGTQAPPLVEENETMLRDIADLAEDAGELFKSECNREVGKRVGRETGADVDFERPDVLAVLDVEHETVSVTVNSAFVYGRYRKLERGIPQTKWPCSDCNGTGTLVDSPCPHCEGTGFLYPESVEQLTAPPVIDAMDGESASFHGAGREDIDALMLGTGRPFVVEVQEPQERHPDPEELEEAINEYADEKVEVEGIRLASYEMVARVKELDARKRYRAQVEFGEPVTEEGFEAALLELDGATIQQETPQRVKHRRAEKVREREVYDIEGERTDDTHAVVEVEGEGGLYIKELVSSDEGRTEPSLAGVLGVDAEVTALDVVTVEGERDEFEDEEFFRE; from the coding sequence ATGACAGTCTTGGAGGACGCGCGACGGGTGCTGGCGGAGGACCCGATCTGCGACGCGTGCGTGGGTCGGTGTTTCGCGGAGCGGAGTTTCGGGTTGACGAACGCCGAGCGCGGGCGGGCGCTTCGGACGACTATCGCGCTGGCGGACGACGAGCCGTACGAGGGCGTCGACCCCTCCGAGTGCTGGGTGTGTGAGGGCGCGTCGGGGCGTTTCGACGAGTTCGCGGACCTCGTCGTGGACGCGCTCGCGGGCCAGAACTTCGACACGTACCAGGTGGGGACGCAAGCGCCGCCGCTCGTGGAGGAGAACGAGACGATGCTGCGGGACATCGCGGACTTAGCGGAGGACGCCGGTGAACTGTTCAAGTCCGAGTGCAACCGCGAGGTCGGCAAGCGCGTCGGCCGGGAGACGGGCGCGGACGTGGACTTCGAGCGCCCGGACGTGCTCGCGGTGCTGGACGTCGAACACGAGACGGTGAGCGTGACGGTGAACTCGGCGTTCGTCTACGGCCGGTACCGCAAGCTCGAACGCGGGATTCCGCAGACGAAGTGGCCCTGTAGCGACTGCAACGGAACGGGGACGCTCGTGGACTCGCCGTGTCCACACTGCGAGGGGACCGGCTTCCTCTACCCGGAGAGCGTCGAGCAGTTGACCGCGCCACCCGTAATCGACGCGATGGACGGCGAGTCGGCGTCGTTCCACGGCGCGGGCCGCGAGGACATCGACGCGCTGATGCTCGGGACGGGGCGGCCGTTCGTCGTCGAGGTACAGGAGCCACAGGAGCGCCACCCGGACCCCGAGGAACTGGAGGAGGCCATCAACGAGTACGCCGACGAGAAGGTCGAAGTCGAGGGGATTCGGCTGGCGTCCTACGAGATGGTGGCGCGCGTGAAGGAGCTGGACGCACGGAAGCGCTACCGGGCGCAAGTGGAGTTCGGCGAGCCGGTCACGGAAGAGGGGTTCGAGGCCGCACTCCTGGAGCTGGACGGCGCGACCATCCAGCAGGAGACGCCCCAGCGCGTGAAACACCGGCGCGCGGAGAAGGTCCGCGAGCGCGAGGTCTACGACATCGAGGGCGAACGAACCGACGACACGCACGCCGTCGTCGAAGTGGAGGGCGAGGGCGGGCTCTACATCAAGGAACTCGTCTCCAGCGACGAGGGCCGCACGGAGCCGAGTCTCGCGGGCGTGCTCGGCGTCGACGCGGAGGTGACGGCGCTAGACGTCGTGACCGTCGAGGGCGAGCGCGACGAGTTCGAGGACGAGGAGTTCTTCCGGGAATGA
- the rnhB gene encoding ribonuclease HII, which yields MSERFGVDEAGKGPVLGSMFAAAVVGSTENLPAGVADSKRLSPARREDLDERIRERCEVGVAEIPVERIDDPETDMNTLTVDAQASALDAVAADGLAGYVDAGDVDEARFGRRVAEGAAADVDVTAEHGADDEYALVAAASIVAKVARDSHVEDIASEYGDVGSGYPSDPTTRDFLREYVREHDALPACARESWQTSRDALAAAEQSGLEEF from the coding sequence ATGAGCGAGCGGTTCGGCGTGGACGAGGCCGGCAAAGGCCCCGTCCTCGGGTCGATGTTCGCGGCGGCGGTCGTCGGCTCCACCGAGAACCTTCCGGCGGGCGTCGCGGACTCGAAGCGGCTCTCGCCCGCGCGCCGCGAGGACCTAGACGAGCGAATCCGCGAGCGTTGCGAGGTCGGCGTCGCCGAGATTCCCGTCGAGCGCATCGACGACCCCGAGACGGACATGAACACGCTCACCGTGGACGCGCAGGCGAGCGCGCTCGACGCGGTCGCGGCGGACGGCCTCGCGGGCTACGTGGACGCGGGGGACGTAGACGAGGCACGGTTCGGCCGGCGGGTCGCCGAGGGCGCGGCGGCCGACGTGGACGTGACCGCCGAGCACGGCGCGGACGACGAGTACGCGCTCGTGGCGGCGGCGAGCATCGTCGCGAAAGTCGCCCGCGACAGCCACGTCGAGGACATCGCTTCGGAGTACGGTGACGTGGGCTCGGGCTATCCGAGCGACCCGACGACGCGAGATTTTTTGCGGGAGTACGTCCGCGAGCACGACGCGCTGCCGGCGTGTGCCCGGGAGTCCTGGCAGACCAGCAGGGACGCGCTCGCGGCCGCCGAGCAGTCCGGGCTCGAGGAGTTCTAG
- a CDS encoding Na+/H+ antiporter NhaC family protein — MSEFGVLSIVPPLLAIALAIITRKAVLSLFLGVWSGAVIFTGGVGLAQTFDWIARSISQVTADGEGSIFHAQIIIFTLLLGSAVAMIWRLGGSHAVRDWALDHIDSKRTAGVVAWLLGLLLFFDDYANTAVVGSTMKDVSDFLGVSREKLSYIVDSTAAPVATLTISSWVAFQLSMIETGYQTAGVAAADRPDAFAVFLQSIPFNMYAILAIAMVAIVVLSCRDYGEMLGAEHRASTTGNVTREDARPMQDVEATLGEPKTENPKLLSFFAPIAVLILVTVGSALYTGYAPDASLYDMVVDADYALALIFGSFAMVVSTYVLGFAYGVLSLGESVDTTIDGFGIMLTAVTILVLAWSIGNVVDALGTGTYVANAVEQFLSPELLPVIVLFTAAFVAFSTGSSWGTMSIVTPIAVPVAWNLAGSHTMVAAAVGVVFSGAIFGDHASPISDTTVLSATFTGADLIDHVRTQLYYAVTVVAVSALLLVVWGYTRVTPWLLLPIGVGLLVALVYGLSELDANRRGIDPKQSDVPTPEND, encoded by the coding sequence ATGTCCGAGTTCGGCGTCCTCTCTATCGTCCCCCCGTTGCTCGCCATCGCACTCGCCATTATCACGCGGAAGGCGGTGCTGTCGCTGTTCCTCGGGGTGTGGTCCGGCGCCGTCATCTTCACCGGCGGCGTCGGCCTCGCACAGACCTTCGACTGGATTGCGCGCTCCATCTCACAGGTGACCGCAGATGGGGAAGGCTCCATTTTCCACGCCCAAATCATCATCTTCACGCTGCTGTTGGGCTCGGCGGTCGCGATGATTTGGCGGCTCGGCGGCTCCCACGCCGTCCGCGACTGGGCGCTCGACCACATCGACAGCAAGCGCACCGCGGGCGTCGTTGCGTGGCTGCTGGGGCTGCTCCTCTTTTTCGACGACTACGCGAACACCGCCGTCGTCGGCTCCACGATGAAAGACGTCTCCGACTTCCTCGGCGTCTCCCGCGAGAAACTCTCCTACATCGTGGACTCGACGGCCGCGCCGGTCGCCACCCTCACCATCTCCTCGTGGGTGGCGTTCCAGCTCTCGATGATAGAGACGGGCTACCAGACGGCGGGCGTCGCAGCCGCCGACCGCCCCGACGCCTTCGCGGTGTTCCTGCAGTCGATTCCGTTCAACATGTACGCGATTCTCGCCATCGCGATGGTCGCCATCGTCGTGCTCTCCTGCCGGGACTACGGGGAGATGCTCGGTGCCGAACACCGCGCCTCCACCACGGGCAACGTCACCCGCGAGGACGCCCGCCCGATGCAGGACGTCGAAGCCACGCTCGGCGAACCCAAGACGGAGAACCCGAAACTGCTCTCCTTCTTCGCGCCCATCGCGGTGCTCATCCTCGTCACCGTCGGCTCCGCGCTGTACACGGGGTACGCGCCGGACGCCAGCCTCTACGACATGGTCGTGGACGCCGACTACGCGCTCGCGCTCATCTTCGGGTCGTTCGCGATGGTCGTCTCCACGTACGTCCTCGGGTTCGCGTACGGCGTGCTCTCGCTGGGGGAGAGCGTCGACACCACCATCGACGGGTTCGGAATCATGCTGACGGCGGTGACGATTCTCGTGCTCGCGTGGTCCATCGGGAACGTCGTCGACGCGCTGGGCACCGGAACCTACGTCGCGAACGCCGTCGAGCAGTTCCTGTCGCCGGAGCTACTCCCCGTAATCGTGCTGTTCACCGCGGCGTTCGTCGCGTTCTCCACGGGGAGTTCGTGGGGGACGATGAGCATCGTCACGCCCATCGCGGTGCCAGTCGCGTGGAACCTCGCGGGCAGCCACACGATGGTCGCGGCCGCCGTCGGCGTCGTCTTCTCGGGTGCCATCTTCGGCGACCACGCCTCGCCCATCTCCGACACTACGGTGCTGTCGGCGACGTTCACGGGCGCGGACCTCATCGACCACGTACGCACGCAACTGTACTACGCAGTTACTGTCGTGGCCGTCTCCGCGCTCCTGCTCGTCGTCTGGGGGTACACGCGCGTCACGCCGTGGCTGCTGCTCCCGATTGGCGTCGGCCTGTTGGTCGCGCTCGTCTACGGGCTCTCGGAACTCGACGCAAACCGCCGCGGTATCGATCCCAAGCAGAGCGACGTCCCCACGCCCGAGAACGACTAG
- the nucS gene encoding endonuclease NucS: MVVQRLDAPTPEEFVAAAKAAFRDGAVLTVQARCEVEYEGRTSGYLDEGDRLLVAKPDGTFLVHQPTGHKPVNWMPGGGTVEARESDGDAVLLARRSNPSERVEARILEAYGVTRFEAEDGATYEESGTEAEMHEYIQNNPESLEDGLRIVEHERETKYGFVDFYAVDSEGAPVVVEVKRIQATLNHFDQLKRYVELYSESNGGEGRESTDERSSIVSGDAANDVRGMLVAPSASERVRRALRDNDMEFVELAEFGLDAKGATEAKLSDF, encoded by the coding sequence ATGGTCGTACAGCGACTGGACGCGCCCACCCCCGAGGAGTTCGTCGCCGCGGCGAAGGCGGCGTTCCGGGACGGCGCGGTGTTGACCGTACAGGCCCGCTGCGAGGTCGAGTACGAGGGCCGCACCAGCGGCTACCTCGACGAGGGCGACCGGCTGCTCGTCGCGAAGCCCGACGGAACCTTCCTCGTCCACCAGCCGACCGGCCACAAGCCCGTCAACTGGATGCCGGGCGGCGGCACCGTCGAAGCCCGCGAGAGCGACGGCGACGCGGTCCTGCTGGCGCGCCGCAGTAACCCCAGCGAGCGCGTCGAAGCCCGTATTCTGGAGGCGTACGGCGTCACGCGCTTCGAGGCCGAGGACGGCGCGACCTACGAGGAGTCCGGCACCGAGGCGGAGATGCACGAATACATCCAGAACAACCCCGAGAGCCTCGAAGACGGCCTGCGCATCGTCGAGCACGAACGCGAGACGAAGTACGGGTTCGTGGACTTCTACGCCGTCGATAGTGAGGGGGCGCCCGTGGTCGTGGAGGTCAAGCGGATTCAGGCGACGCTGAACCACTTCGACCAGCTCAAGCGCTACGTCGAACTGTACAGCGAATCGAACGGCGGCGAGGGGCGCGAGTCGACAGACGAGCGGTCCTCGATTGTGAGCGGCGACGCCGCGAACGACGTGCGCGGGATGTTGGTCGCGCCGTCCGCCTCCGAGCGCGTGCGGCGCGCGCTCCGCGACAACGACATGGAGTTCGTGGAGCTCGCGGAGTTCGGGCTGGACGCGAAGGGCGCGACGGAAGCCAAACTCAGCGACTTCTAG